The proteins below come from a single Anderseniella sp. Alg231-50 genomic window:
- a CDS encoding enoyl-CoA hydratase/isomerase family protein — MKDRYAHYSSLKFNRPADGILEVILSAPKKLNALDAGGHRELAEVWRDIDRDPDTNVVLLRGENGNLSAGGDLGLVEDMTNDFATRARVWKEASDLVYNVINCSKPTVAAIEGVSVGAGLAAAMVCDITIAGRTARIIDGHTRLGVAAGDHAAIVWPLLIGMAKAKYYLMLCEPLAGEEAERIGLVSQVADDGEVHDAALKVCRKLAAGAPTAIRWTKHSLNNWLRMAGPSFDASLALEFMGFSGPEVQEGLSSIREKRKPDFPTKSPF, encoded by the coding sequence ATGAAAGACCGCTACGCGCACTATTCCTCCCTGAAGTTCAACCGGCCGGCAGACGGCATTCTCGAGGTCATCCTGTCGGCGCCGAAAAAACTCAATGCGCTTGACGCAGGCGGCCATCGCGAGCTTGCGGAGGTGTGGCGTGACATAGACCGCGACCCGGACACCAATGTCGTCTTGTTGCGCGGTGAAAACGGCAACCTGTCGGCAGGAGGGGATCTTGGCCTTGTCGAAGACATGACCAACGACTTCGCCACTCGCGCCCGGGTCTGGAAGGAGGCATCGGATCTTGTCTACAACGTCATCAACTGCTCGAAACCGACGGTTGCCGCCATCGAGGGCGTCAGCGTCGGGGCCGGCTTGGCGGCAGCCATGGTGTGCGACATCACCATTGCAGGCCGCACCGCGCGCATTATTGACGGCCACACCCGGCTGGGCGTCGCCGCCGGTGACCACGCCGCCATCGTCTGGCCCCTGCTCATCGGCATGGCCAAGGCGAAATACTATCTGATGCTGTGCGAACCGCTGGCCGGTGAAGAGGCCGAACGTATCGGCCTCGTGTCACAGGTCGCCGACGATGGCGAGGTCCACGACGCCGCGCTGAAAGTATGCCGCAAGCTCGCCGCAGGCGCACCGACCGCCATTCGCTGGACCAAGCATTCACTGAACAACTGGCTGCGTATGGCAGGTCCGAGCTTCGATGCCTCACTGGCGCTGGAGTTCATGGGCTTTTCAGGGCCGGAGGTGCAGGAGGGACTGTCCTCGATCCGCGAAAAACGCAAGCCGGATTTCCCCACAAAGTCACCATTTTAG
- a CDS encoding amidohydrolase family protein, with protein sequence MTHADLIIRNARIMTMDDGCPAAESLAVSGHTITAVGSTADVASLAGPATRTIDAGGASVLPGFIESHLHIFSGAASLSRLDLTGVDGQDALRNAVMAWSVRQPNGVIFANQAHYTILGSGTVTRQMLDEVCPDRPFAMMAPDAHTVWANTPALAAAGILNGRQLNPGSEIVMAADGSASGELRETDAFAPVIALTENQGREALGYTTARDPVPAPTTQQRAADIATLQQGIECCASLGITSMHNMDGNLYQCELLQEIHQSGGLDCRIEVPFHYKNDKQLSDLEEAEVMRRTWNSDHLWCNRVKLFMDGVLDSGTAFVLDGYPDDPASTGDPLFSAEDFNEIASQCDKRGFQIAVHAIGDAAVRRTLDGYQAARQANGRKDSRHRIEHIEIIDEADIGRFAELGVIASMQPLHALGTGSYPMEPTRSKIGEAKLSRAFAWNTLRDAGAQLCFASDWPVSPVDPLMSIKAAMIREKLHPSHPDQRQSLHQAVHGYTAGGAYAEFNEDRKGTLKTGTLADIVILDGNIETTDPGAIDEMKVTTTICGGDITYEA encoded by the coding sequence ATGACACACGCTGATCTCATTATCCGCAACGCCCGCATCATGACGATGGATGATGGGTGTCCTGCGGCTGAGAGCCTGGCGGTTTCAGGCCACACAATCACAGCAGTTGGCAGCACTGCAGATGTCGCCAGCCTGGCAGGCCCGGCAACCCGCACCATTGATGCCGGCGGGGCCAGCGTCCTGCCCGGCTTCATAGAAAGCCACCTGCATATTTTTTCCGGGGCGGCATCCCTGTCCCGTCTCGATTTGACCGGGGTTGATGGCCAGGACGCGCTTCGAAACGCCGTGATGGCCTGGAGTGTGCGGCAGCCCAATGGTGTCATATTTGCCAATCAGGCCCATTACACAATTCTCGGCTCCGGTACCGTAACCCGCCAGATGCTGGATGAAGTCTGTCCCGACCGGCCGTTTGCCATGATGGCACCGGACGCTCATACGGTCTGGGCGAACACACCGGCGCTGGCAGCAGCCGGCATCCTCAACGGCAGGCAACTAAATCCAGGCAGCGAAATTGTCATGGCGGCGGACGGCAGTGCATCCGGGGAACTGCGCGAAACCGATGCATTTGCCCCGGTTATCGCGCTGACCGAAAATCAGGGCCGGGAAGCGCTTGGCTACACCACCGCGCGCGATCCCGTTCCGGCACCAACGACACAGCAGCGCGCCGCAGACATTGCCACCCTGCAACAGGGCATTGAATGCTGTGCCTCGCTCGGCATCACGTCGATGCACAATATGGACGGCAATCTGTACCAGTGCGAACTGCTGCAGGAAATCCACCAGTCAGGCGGCCTCGACTGCCGCATAGAAGTGCCGTTCCACTACAAGAACGACAAGCAGCTGTCCGATCTGGAAGAAGCGGAAGTGATGCGCCGCACCTGGAACAGCGATCACCTGTGGTGCAACAGGGTCAAGCTGTTCATGGACGGCGTGCTGGATTCCGGCACGGCTTTCGTGCTGGACGGATATCCCGATGACCCCGCTTCAACCGGCGATCCCCTGTTCAGCGCAGAAGACTTCAACGAGATCGCGTCGCAATGCGACAAGCGCGGTTTCCAGATCGCCGTTCACGCCATTGGAGACGCGGCAGTGCGCCGAACGCTGGACGGGTATCAGGCGGCGCGGCAGGCCAATGGCAGGAAAGACAGCCGCCATCGCATTGAACACATTGAAATCATTGATGAAGCCGACATCGGTCGATTTGCCGAACTAGGCGTGATTGCCTCCATGCAGCCCCTGCATGCTCTGGGCACCGGGTCTTATCCAATGGAACCGACGCGCTCGAAAATCGGCGAGGCAAAACTCTCCCGCGCCTTTGCCTGGAACACCTTGCGCGATGCTGGGGCACAATTGTGCTTTGCCAGCGACTGGCCGGTGTCGCCGGTTGATCCGCTCATGTCGATCAAGGCTGCCATGATACGGGAAAAACTGCATCCGTCGCATCCCGACCAGCGTCAGTCACTGCATCAGGCCGTGCACGGCTATACGGCTGGCGGTGCCTATGCCGAGTTCAACGAAGATCGCAAGGGCACCCTGAAGACCGGAACGCTCGCCGACATCGTGATACTGGACGGCAATATCGAAACCACCGATCCCGGCGCAATTGACGAGATGAAGGTCACCACAACCATTTGTGGCGGCGATATCACTTACGAAGCCTGA
- a CDS encoding EamA family transporter — protein sequence MTSANDDADRASLPVAVLLLVAGLATASLSGAFLKLMAAELNVAVMTFGRYAGYLVVLLPIAAWRYGRQVVAPPAAATQFLRATLILGATLSFVFSVRYLPLANTVAILYIYPFVVALLSPWLLGERASPAIWFGVVCGFLGILIVMRPDLGVINVGTIAAVATGVFYAFHIIVTRKLANAAPALVSNTYMALVAIALISPLAWAWWQPVSLNQAAVLFVMGAINAVSHLLIISAFARASAPALAPFTYTEIVAAVGWGLLFFADIPDAITFVGIAVIIASGVLVSQSGSLGRLIARRRGASAGG from the coding sequence ATGACATCTGCAAACGATGATGCTGACCGGGCAAGCTTGCCCGTAGCTGTCTTGTTGCTGGTCGCGGGGCTGGCCACAGCCAGCCTGTCCGGCGCGTTCCTGAAACTGATGGCGGCAGAGCTGAATGTCGCGGTCATGACATTCGGCCGTTATGCCGGGTACCTGGTCGTGTTGCTGCCGATCGCGGCTTGGCGGTACGGGCGCCAGGTGGTTGCACCGCCGGCGGCGGCAACCCAGTTCCTGCGGGCGACACTGATCCTGGGCGCCACGCTGAGTTTCGTGTTTTCCGTCCGCTACCTGCCTTTGGCCAATACCGTGGCCATACTCTACATCTATCCGTTCGTGGTGGCATTGCTGTCGCCGTGGCTGCTGGGAGAACGCGCAAGCCCGGCCATCTGGTTCGGGGTGGTGTGCGGATTTCTCGGCATCCTGATTGTCATGCGGCCCGATTTGGGCGTGATCAATGTCGGTACGATTGCAGCGGTCGCCACCGGCGTGTTCTACGCGTTTCATATTATTGTCACCCGCAAGCTGGCCAATGCGGCACCGGCCCTTGTTTCCAACACCTACATGGCGCTGGTGGCCATTGCGCTGATATCACCGCTGGCCTGGGCCTGGTGGCAGCCGGTGTCGCTCAATCAGGCCGCCGTGCTGTTTGTCATGGGGGCGATCAACGCGGTGTCGCATCTGCTGATTATCAGCGCGTTTGCCCGTGCATCAGCACCTGCGCTGGCGCCGTTCACCTATACCGAAATTGTCGCTGCGGTTGGTTGGGGCCTGCTGTTTTTTGCCGACATACCGGACGCGATTACCTTTGTCGGCATTGCGGTGATCATCGCTTCCGGCGTCCTGGTATCGCAAAGCGGCAGTCTGGGCCGGTTGATCGCCCGGCGGCGCGGCGCAAGTGCAGGCGGCTAA
- the thiP gene encoding thiamine/thiamine pyrophosphate ABC transporter permease, which yields MKTQGTAGPKPAVLAGLFALGFIGLAVVTPMLALIVIAPAMPDLSADYLGFVWSITKFTVLQAGLSTLLSVLTAIPLARALARQASFPGRNIILRLLALPLALPALVVVLGIVEVWGRQGWVSTVLQGAGLSGPLNIYGLAGILIAHVFFNMALAARLLVAALEQIPPENWRLAAQLSFTSGHVFRHIEWPVIRSVLPGIASLVFMLCIASFAVVLVLGGGPGATTLEVAIYQSLRFDFDPPRAVLLAVLQLALCAGLFVLGGRMATDIAVLSGVGKQVRRPDQATSRRTDGLVIAAGLVFIALPMLAIVLSGITAPFGSIVSQSVFWRALVTSLVLALTAASLSLVMAWSLLAAQRTIMRRRRLSRAASAFVSSMQASGSLILVVPPIVIGAGWFVVLHRTGLATSAAPVIVAIVNALMALPFALRILSPAVVGQAQIHDRLCASLGLAGYQRWRLIDLPVLVRSLALAFALAAALSIGDLGAAALFGSADFITLPLLLLQKMGSYRSVEAAGIALLLAGFCLGLIWLAEQLKPGVQTS from the coding sequence ATGAAAACCCAGGGAACAGCCGGACCAAAACCAGCCGTCCTTGCCGGTCTTTTCGCATTGGGCTTCATCGGCTTAGCCGTTGTAACTCCGATGCTCGCCCTGATTGTGATTGCGCCTGCCATGCCGGACCTGAGTGCAGATTATCTGGGCTTTGTCTGGTCGATCACCAAATTCACCGTGCTTCAGGCAGGGTTGTCCACATTGCTGTCGGTTCTGACCGCAATCCCGCTGGCCAGGGCACTGGCGCGCCAGGCATCGTTTCCCGGCAGGAACATCATTTTGCGACTGCTCGCCTTGCCCCTGGCGCTTCCGGCGCTGGTGGTTGTGCTGGGCATTGTCGAAGTGTGGGGCCGGCAGGGCTGGGTCAGCACGGTGCTGCAGGGCGCAGGACTTTCCGGGCCTTTGAACATCTATGGCCTTGCCGGCATTCTGATAGCTCATGTGTTTTTCAACATGGCACTGGCCGCCCGCCTGCTGGTGGCCGCGCTGGAACAGATACCGCCGGAGAACTGGCGGCTTGCCGCGCAGTTGAGTTTCACCTCCGGCCACGTGTTTCGCCATATCGAATGGCCGGTGATCCGGTCGGTGCTGCCGGGCATCGCCAGCCTGGTCTTCATGCTGTGCATTGCAAGCTTTGCCGTTGTGCTGGTGCTCGGCGGCGGCCCCGGCGCCACCACGCTTGAAGTGGCAATCTATCAGTCACTGCGGTTTGACTTTGACCCGCCGCGCGCCGTGCTGCTGGCCGTGTTGCAGCTTGCCCTGTGCGCCGGCCTGTTTGTGCTGGGCGGGCGCATGGCCACCGACATTGCAGTCCTGTCAGGCGTCGGCAAGCAGGTCCGGCGCCCCGACCAGGCAACATCGAGGCGCACCGACGGGTTAGTCATAGCTGCTGGCCTGGTCTTCATAGCGCTGCCGATGCTGGCCATTGTCCTGTCCGGCATTACGGCTCCGTTTGGCAGTATCGTTTCGCAATCGGTTTTCTGGCGCGCGCTGGTAACGTCGCTGGTTCTGGCACTTACTGCCGCCAGCCTGTCTCTGGTGATGGCCTGGAGCCTGCTTGCGGCACAGCGCACTATTATGCGCCGTCGCAGACTATCACGCGCAGCTTCAGCGTTTGTATCCAGCATGCAGGCATCAGGTTCCCTGATCCTGGTCGTGCCGCCGATCGTGATAGGAGCGGGATGGTTTGTGGTGCTGCACAGGACTGGACTGGCCACCTCAGCGGCACCCGTCATCGTGGCAATCGTCAACGCGCTCATGGCGCTTCCGTTTGCATTGCGCATCCTGAGCCCTGCCGTGGTCGGCCAGGCACAGATCCATGACCGGTTGTGTGCCAGCCTAGGCCTCGCCGGATACCAGAGATGGCGCCTGATAGACCTGCCGGTGCTGGTCCGGTCACTGGCGCTGGCATTTGCACTTGCAGCCGCCCTGTCAATCGGAGACCTGGGAGCAGCAGCTTTGTTCGGCTCTGCAGACTTCATAACGCTGCCGCTTCTCCTGCTGCAGAAAATGGGCAGTTACCGATCTGTCGAGGCTGCCGGAATTGCGTTGTTGCTGGCCGGATTCTGTCTGGGGCTGATCTGGCTGGCCGAACAGCTGAAACCAGGGGTGCAAACCTCATGA
- a CDS encoding glutathione S-transferase C-terminal domain-containing protein, which translates to MGVMIDGKWHMQSIAELADGGSFKRSETSFRNWVTADGEFPAQAGRYHLYVSLACPWAHRTLIMRKLKGLQDQISVSVVNWFMGENGWSFEDGDGVVADPVFGAGHLRDVYASAKPDYTGRVTVPVLLDTSTKQIVSNESAEIIRMFNSAFDGIGAEPGDYYPADLRGDIDTVNVRVYSTLNNGVYKSGFARSQQAYEAAVLPLFDTLDWMEDILSRQRWLAGDRFTEADIRAFPTLIRFDPVYHGHFKCNRARIVDYPNLWAYTREIYQMPGVAGTVDFGHIRNHYYASHETVNPTRIVAVGPRPDYMAPHGRG; encoded by the coding sequence ATGGGTGTGATGATTGATGGCAAGTGGCACATGCAATCTATTGCAGAGCTTGCCGACGGCGGCAGTTTCAAACGCAGTGAAACCAGTTTTCGCAACTGGGTTACAGCGGATGGCGAATTTCCCGCACAGGCGGGGCGCTATCATCTTTATGTCTCGCTGGCGTGCCCGTGGGCGCACCGGACCCTGATCATGCGCAAGTTGAAGGGCCTGCAGGATCAAATCTCCGTTTCGGTCGTCAACTGGTTCATGGGGGAGAACGGCTGGTCATTCGAGGATGGCGACGGGGTTGTGGCTGACCCGGTGTTTGGCGCCGGTCACCTGCGTGATGTCTATGCGTCTGCAAAACCCGACTATACCGGCCGGGTAACCGTACCGGTGCTGCTTGACACCAGCACGAAGCAGATTGTCTCGAATGAAAGCGCCGAGATCATCCGCATGTTCAACTCGGCATTTGACGGGATCGGTGCCGAGCCCGGTGACTATTACCCGGCAGACCTGCGTGGGGACATCGATACGGTCAATGTGCGTGTCTACAGCACCTTGAACAACGGCGTCTACAAATCCGGCTTTGCCCGGAGCCAGCAGGCATACGAGGCGGCGGTGTTGCCGCTGTTTGATACCCTGGACTGGATGGAGGACATTCTGTCCCGGCAGCGCTGGCTGGCCGGCGACCGGTTTACCGAAGCCGACATCAGGGCGTTCCCGACGCTGATCCGTTTCGATCCTGTGTATCACGGGCATTTCAAGTGCAACCGCGCCCGCATTGTCGACTATCCGAACCTGTGGGCGTACACACGTGAAATCTATCAGATGCCCGGTGTGGCCGGGACCGTGGACTTCGGGCATATCCGCAACCACTATTATGCCAGCCATGAGACGGTGAACCCGACCCGGATTGTCGCAGTCGGGCCGAGGCCAGACTATATGGCGCCGCATGGGCGCGGGTGA
- a CDS encoding ATP-binding cassette domain-containing protein → MTGAAIQLDAVDFAYPGGEPLHFSTTFEAGSFTGLIGPSGSGKTTLINLIAGFEEPASGSICFDGADAAGTEPADRPVTMVFQDNNLFAHLDVFTNIALGVSASLDLSGDDRNLIATAMEETGLSGLGQRLPRELSGGQRQRVAIARALVRDRPVLLLDEPFAALGPALRRDMLRLVSSIHQQRKMTVILVSHDPADVKFAATHAAFLDAGRVIANRPVDALFSASDIPGLQGYLGT, encoded by the coding sequence ATGACTGGTGCGGCCATTCAGCTCGACGCAGTGGACTTCGCCTATCCGGGCGGGGAACCACTGCATTTTTCGACCACTTTCGAGGCAGGCAGTTTTACCGGTCTCATTGGCCCGTCAGGATCCGGCAAGACCACGCTGATCAACCTGATCGCAGGTTTTGAGGAACCTGCCTCCGGCAGCATATGCTTTGACGGCGCCGACGCGGCCGGAACCGAACCGGCGGACCGCCCGGTGACCATGGTGTTCCAGGACAACAATCTGTTTGCCCATCTGGATGTCTTCACCAACATCGCACTCGGGGTGTCGGCCTCCCTGGACTTGTCCGGTGACGACAGGAACCTGATCGCGACCGCGATGGAAGAGACCGGGCTTTCGGGGCTTGGCCAGAGACTGCCGCGTGAGCTGTCCGGCGGCCAGCGGCAGCGGGTTGCAATCGCCCGGGCACTGGTGCGCGACCGGCCGGTATTGCTGCTGGATGAACCGTTTGCCGCACTTGGCCCCGCCCTGAGACGTGACATGCTGCGGCTCGTCAGTAGCATTCACCAGCAGCGCAAGATGACGGTCATACTGGTCTCGCACGACCCCGCAGACGTGAAGTTTGCTGCAACCCATGCGGCGTTCCTGGATGCCGGGCGGGTTATCGCCAACCGCCCGGTCGATGCTCTTTTCAGCGCATCAGACATTCCCGGTTTGCAGGGCTATCTGGGTACCTGA
- a CDS encoding aminotransferase class V-fold PLP-dependent enzyme produces the protein MTLANGHRHLAIPGPTNMPDEVLNALHQASVDIYGGSSEIASRACMQDLKEVFRTRGSMYIYAANGHGAWEAALTNTLSKGDKVLVLASGLFPIVWGENAAGLGIETEVLEERRGRAVDLEAVEARLAADTGHEFKAILMVQADTATGVVNDVKGVRTALDQASHPAMLMVDTIASLGCMEFDMDGWGVDVTVAGAQKGLMTPPGLSFTAVSAKAKQAHKTAGLVTNYWDWTFRDGKDHYMWYAGTPPVQMVFALRKALEMLLEEGLENAIHRHAVLAGATRAAVETWTSKGATGFAVSEPAERSNSVTCMLMPKGESSRVLEYCEHKLGVTVGRGIGPLDNRAIRIAHMGHVNAYNQLGTLGAIETAMAALDIEHGPGGVQSAIEYIAIHVK, from the coding sequence ATGACGCTCGCCAATGGCCACCGGCATCTTGCCATTCCCGGCCCCACGAACATGCCCGATGAAGTGCTCAATGCCCTGCACCAGGCTTCAGTCGACATTTATGGCGGCAGTTCGGAAATCGCATCCCGTGCCTGCATGCAAGACCTGAAAGAGGTTTTTCGCACCAGAGGCAGCATGTACATCTATGCTGCCAACGGTCATGGCGCGTGGGAGGCCGCCCTGACCAATACATTGTCGAAAGGCGACAAGGTGCTGGTGCTTGCATCGGGCCTGTTCCCGATTGTGTGGGGTGAGAATGCGGCCGGTCTCGGCATCGAAACCGAGGTACTCGAGGAGCGGCGCGGGCGCGCCGTCGACCTTGAAGCAGTCGAGGCCCGGCTCGCAGCAGACACGGGACACGAGTTCAAGGCGATACTGATGGTACAGGCAGATACCGCAACCGGCGTTGTCAACGACGTCAAGGGCGTGCGCACGGCCCTGGACCAAGCCAGCCACCCCGCCATGCTGATGGTCGACACCATCGCCTCGCTCGGCTGCATGGAGTTCGACATGGACGGCTGGGGTGTCGATGTAACCGTGGCCGGTGCGCAGAAGGGCCTGATGACACCGCCGGGCCTGAGTTTTACGGCCGTCAGCGCCAAAGCCAAGCAGGCACATAAGACCGCTGGTCTGGTCACAAACTACTGGGACTGGACGTTTCGCGACGGCAAGGACCATTACATGTGGTACGCCGGAACACCACCGGTGCAGATGGTGTTCGCGCTTCGCAAGGCGCTTGAAATGCTGCTCGAAGAAGGTCTCGAAAACGCCATCCATCGTCATGCCGTGCTGGCCGGTGCCACCCGCGCGGCCGTGGAGACCTGGACCTCAAAGGGCGCGACCGGGTTTGCCGTGTCAGAGCCCGCTGAACGCAGCAATTCGGTTACCTGCATGCTGATGCCTAAAGGCGAAAGCTCGCGCGTACTGGAATACTGTGAGCACAAGCTCGGTGTCACCGTAGGCCGCGGCATCGGTCCGCTCGACAACAGGGCAATCCGCATTGCCCACATGGGCCATGTCAATGCCTACAACCAGCTGGGAACGCTGGGCGCAATCGAAACCGCAATGGCAGCACTTGACATCGAGCATGGACCAGGCGGTGTGCAGTCGGCCATTGAGTATATCGCCATCCATGTAAAGTGA